The DNA sequence CGACCGCCGACGGCGCGCGGATCTCCCAGTGGAGCGCCACCGGTGGCGCCAACCAGAGATTCCGGGTCCAACGCGCCTGAACCGCCCGTTACCCGGCGGTATTCTCAGTGAGCCCTGCAGAGACAAAGACGTCTTGGGAGAGCGAACGTGTCGTCCGTCGAGTTGCCCCAGCTCCGTCCGACCCTGGCCGACGTCGCGCGGGCGGCCGGGGTGTCCACCGCCACCGCGTCCCGCGTGCTCAACGGCTTTCCGCGGGTCCGGCCGAAAACGCGCAAGCAGGTGGAGTCGGCTATGTCGGCTCTGGGTTACGCCCGGCAGAGAGCCGCGCGGGCGACGGCGGGGCGCACCGGATCGGTCGCGCTGGTCGTGTGCGAGGAGGTGCTGCGGCTGTTCGCCGACCCCTACTTCGCCCGCATCTCCGCCGGCGCCGGGAAGGAGCTGACCGAGGCGGGCCTGCAGCTCGTCCTGCTCACCGTGCCCGCGACGGAGAACTACCAGGCCCCGGTGGTGCGCTACCTCGACGGCGGCCACGTCGACGGCGCTCTCGTCGTCGGCATGCACGGCCGCCGCCCGCTCGACCTGGACTGGCTCGGCATCCCGGTGGTGTTCGGCGGCCGGCCGGTCCGCGAAGGGGACTGCTCGTCCTACGTCGACGTGGACAACCGGGGTGGGGCGCAGCGGGCCACCCAGCGGCTCATCGACGCGGGCCGGCGGACCGTGGCGACCATCGCCGGACCGCAGGACATGACCGCGGGTGTGGACCGGCTGCTCGGCTACCGCCAGGCGGTGGCGGGTGCCGGGCGCGGCGACCGCGGGCTGGTGGTGTTCGGCGACTTCGGTCAGGCCTCCGGCGAGCACGCCACCGTCCGCCTGATGGACCGCCGGCCGCACGTCGACGCCATCTTCGCCGCGTCCGACATGATGGCGGTCGGCGCGATGCGAGCCCTGCACCGCGCGGGGCGGCGGGTGCCCGGTGACGTGGCGGTCATCGGGTTCGACGACCTGCCGATCGGCCGCCGCACGGATCCGCCGCTCACCACCGTGCGCCAGCCGATCGAAGAGATGGGCGCCCGGATGACGGGCGAGCTGCTCGCGATGCTCGGCGGCTCGGCCACGCCCCGCTGTGCCGTGCTGGACACCAAGCTTGTCCTGCGTGCGACGGCATGACTCCCAATGTGTTAGCGCTAACACCCAGCCTGCGGAGATCCGCAGCGCTCGAAGGAGGATTCGTGACCACTCGAGTCAAGCCGGTGCGCGCCGTCCTGGTGCTGGCCACGATGCTGGCGGCCGTGCTGGCCGGCGCGCCACCGGCGTCCGCGGCGTCGACGTCCCTCACGAGCGCGGCGTCGGGGCGGTGCCTGAACGTGACGGGCGGCGTCGACACGCCGGGCACGGCGCTGGAGATCCGGGACTGCACCGGCCAGGCGAGCCAGGCCTTCGAGTTCAGCTCCGCCGGGGAGCTCCGGGCGTCGAGCGGGACGCGGTGCGTGGACGCCTACGGCAACCAGACGGCGCCGGGCACGGCGGTGATCATCTGGTCCTGCACCGGCGGGGCGAACCAGCAGTGGCGGCAGAACTCCGACGGGTCGATCACCGGCGTCCAGTCGGGCTTGTGCCTGGACGTGAACGGGGCCGGCACGGCCAACGGCACCGCGGTCATCCTCTGGACGTGCCACGGCCAGAGCAACCAGCGGTGGACCGCGAACACCCCGCCGCCGACCGGTGCGGGCCCGTGCGACATCTACGCGTCGGGCGGCACGCCGTGTGTCGCCGCG is a window from the Amycolatopsis sp. NBC_00355 genome containing:
- a CDS encoding LacI family DNA-binding transcriptional regulator, producing the protein MSSVELPQLRPTLADVARAAGVSTATASRVLNGFPRVRPKTRKQVESAMSALGYARQRAARATAGRTGSVALVVCEEVLRLFADPYFARISAGAGKELTEAGLQLVLLTVPATENYQAPVVRYLDGGHVDGALVVGMHGRRPLDLDWLGIPVVFGGRPVREGDCSSYVDVDNRGGAQRATQRLIDAGRRTVATIAGPQDMTAGVDRLLGYRQAVAGAGRGDRGLVVFGDFGQASGEHATVRLMDRRPHVDAIFAASDMMAVGAMRALHRAGRRVPGDVAVIGFDDLPIGRRTDPPLTTVRQPIEEMGARMTGELLAMLGGSATPRCAVLDTKLVLRATA